Proteins found in one Bartonella krasnovii genomic segment:
- a CDS encoding phage minor head protein yields the protein MDEELFKTAPKEVTRYFAAKNIVPSFDWRDIAPEEHAFSFTVAKSVGYDILDDFKTAVGDAIKHQVPFQEFQKNLMPILQEKGWWGKKTSIDPKTGEKSVVQLGSPRRLETVYWANTMSAHAAGEWERTQENKEFLPYLTYALSSSEHKRLEHESWVGFTAPVDDPIWDWLYPPNGWRCKCSVRQVSRYEADNLGYEEGAAPPHVEERAWRNKRTGRVEKIPVGIDPGWHSNPGKHRAQNLSNFLSDKVSLMGDNRKRIAIEDIVGSPLLEAMFEGHMPRGFIPIAPMIEKVRDVFGGDNSLIRLSSDSVKHILLEHQARALHLEDFRGAIQTFIKPYGIIRRKGVPSVLFFGESGGAWWRLAVKFVASKQEWWLTSMHKKSFREIQRLLEAAEKKDERLL from the coding sequence ATGGATGAGGAACTTTTTAAAACAGCACCCAAAGAGGTCACCCGTTATTTTGCAGCCAAAAATATTGTTCCAAGCTTTGATTGGCGGGATATAGCACCAGAAGAGCATGCCTTTTCCTTTACGGTGGCAAAATCGGTAGGTTATGACATTTTGGATGATTTTAAAACAGCGGTTGGAGATGCCATAAAGCATCAAGTTCCTTTTCAAGAATTTCAAAAAAATTTGATGCCGATTTTACAGGAAAAGGGCTGGTGGGGAAAAAAGACCAGCATTGATCCGAAAACGGGTGAAAAGAGTGTGGTACAGTTGGGCAGCCCGCGGCGTTTAGAAACGGTCTATTGGGCTAATACCATGAGTGCCCATGCAGCAGGTGAATGGGAACGCACGCAAGAGAATAAAGAGTTTTTACCTTATCTCACCTATGCGTTGTCGAGTTCAGAACATAAGCGTTTAGAACATGAAAGTTGGGTGGGGTTTACCGCACCGGTTGATGATCCCATTTGGGATTGGCTTTATCCCCCCAATGGCTGGCGATGTAAATGCAGTGTGCGGCAGGTAAGCCGTTATGAGGCAGATAATTTAGGCTATGAAGAGGGTGCAGCGCCACCCCATGTGGAGGAGCGGGCTTGGCGCAATAAGCGGACGGGGCGTGTTGAAAAAATACCCGTAGGCATTGATCCTGGATGGCATTCTAACCCCGGGAAACATCGCGCGCAAAATTTAAGCAATTTTTTAAGTGATAAAGTTTCCCTAATGGGGGATAATCGCAAACGCATTGCTATTGAAGATATTGTGGGCTCACCACTTTTGGAAGCGATGTTTGAAGGACATATGCCGCGTGGATTTATTCCCATAGCCCCGATGATAGAAAAGGTGCGTGATGTTTTTGGTGGGGACAATTCTCTTATTCGTTTATCTTCAGACAGTGTGAAACATATTTTGTTAGAGCATCAAGCACGTGCTCTTCACTTGGAGGATTTTCGGGGTGCCATTCAAACCTTCATAAAACCTTACGGTATCATCAGGCGAAAAGGTGTACCGAGCGTTTTGTTTTTTGGGGAAAGTGGTGGGGCATGGTGGCGCTTAGCGGTTAAATTTGTGGCAAGCAAACAAGAATGGTGGCTGACTTCTATGCATAAAAAGAGCTTTCGCGAAATTCAACGTTTGTTAGAGGCAGCTGAAAAGAAGGATGAACGGTTGTTGTAA
- a CDS encoding helix-turn-helix domain-containing protein — protein sequence MHEEVYSDFPALLREIADVAGSEAAWNMVRAFGGREVYIPGRLENADWLIEIVGFEEAQQLINHFCFNGSGVRLLIPLGRDAERRQKMMQALQKGWSVDAAAAVSGMHVRTAYRLKKRISSKEPQGLLFPEFYEY from the coding sequence ATGCACGAGGAAGTCTATAGCGATTTTCCTGCCTTATTGCGTGAAATAGCCGATGTTGCGGGCAGTGAGGCGGCGTGGAATATGGTGCGTGCTTTTGGCGGACGAGAAGTTTATATTCCAGGGCGGCTTGAGAATGCGGATTGGTTGATTGAAATTGTTGGGTTTGAAGAGGCGCAGCAATTGATCAACCATTTTTGTTTTAATGGTTCGGGTGTGCGCCTTCTTATCCCCCTTGGTAGAGATGCTGAACGGCGGCAAAAAATGATGCAAGCGCTGCAAAAAGGCTGGTCGGTAGATGCAGCGGCTGCGGTTTCTGGTATGCATGTGCGCACAGCCTATCGCTTGAAGAAGAGAATTTCTTCAAAAGAGCCACAAGGTTTATTATTTCCAGAGTTTTATGAGTATTGA
- a CDS encoding regulatory protein GemA: MSLAALHMGRRALALDDETYRAMLYRLTGKHSAKDLSVLERRLVVDEMRAWGFKPKRQVLEGKYAKKLQALWIAGWNLGIIRDRSDKALLAFVKRQTGIDHIRFLRDSDDAGRAIEALKSWLQREGGVDWKGKKIQDSWQKMPGYLILYAQWKRLHSSALFDGEAFHQSVMALSGKALSEMDGGDFIKVMNAWGRVIRKGVKSEG; the protein is encoded by the coding sequence ATGTCTTTAGCGGCACTTCATATGGGAAGGCGTGCTTTAGCGCTTGATGATGAAACCTATCGGGCGATGCTTTATCGCCTGACAGGCAAGCACTCGGCAAAAGATTTGAGTGTTTTAGAAAGACGTTTGGTCGTCGATGAGATGCGCGCGTGGGGCTTTAAGCCGAAGAGACAAGTTTTAGAGGGTAAATATGCCAAAAAGCTTCAAGCTTTATGGATTGCAGGGTGGAATCTTGGCATTATTCGTGATCGTTCAGATAAGGCGTTGCTAGCCTTTGTGAAGAGACAGACAGGGATTGATCATATTCGTTTTTTGCGTGATAGCGATGATGCAGGCAGAGCTATTGAAGCATTGAAAAGCTGGTTGCAGCGTGAGGGTGGGGTTGACTGGAAAGGAAAAAAGATTCAAGATTCTTGGCAAAAGATGCCAGGATATTTGATTTTGTATGCCCAATGGAAGCGTTTGCATTCCAGTGCTTTGTTTGATGGGGAAGCGTTTCATCAAAGTGTTATGGCGTTAAGTGGCAAAGCTTTGAGCGAGATGGATGGGGGCGATTTTATAAAAGTGATGAATGCTTGGGGGCGGGTTATCCGTAAAGGTGTTAAAAGCGAGGGGTAA
- a CDS encoding AAA family ATPase, with protein sequence MKYAINATVDKNPWARPKKQPDGTAQNRNSDDIALWNTLVDSVIALAQTNDWTKAEVARRIGMPDGTFSQWYAGSYAGQLGKQNAKVQQWVETLKETAGLLEMIPEKPAFQKNRIACEIIDTLTLAQSTGDMVMITLDAGSGKTETCRYYRATRPHVYLVTASPHTRSVHGILNDMAAELDVVEYNPTRLTRAIGKRLERVGGGTLLIVDEAQNLTDEAINQLRHFVDINGTGLALVGNDEISGRLVHRQNGPSYAQIKSRLAMHLKRRKPYSEDIAARIHDWGIEDAGAIKFLTGIGLKAGALRQIDKTMMLARMAALGDESEVTLKHVKAAWKNRNVEELA encoded by the coding sequence ATGAAGTACGCGATAAATGCAACCGTTGATAAAAATCCTTGGGCGCGCCCTAAAAAACAGCCCGATGGGACAGCCCAAAACCGCAATAGTGATGATATTGCTTTATGGAACACGCTTGTGGATTCAGTGATCGCTCTGGCACAGACGAATGACTGGACTAAAGCAGAAGTGGCGCGGCGTATTGGCATGCCGGATGGCACCTTTTCGCAGTGGTATGCGGGCAGTTATGCGGGGCAATTAGGCAAGCAAAATGCCAAAGTTCAACAATGGGTTGAAACATTAAAAGAAACGGCAGGGCTTTTGGAGATGATCCCTGAAAAGCCTGCGTTTCAAAAGAACCGTATAGCTTGTGAAATCATTGACACGCTAACACTGGCGCAAAGTACGGGGGATATGGTGATGATTACCCTTGATGCGGGCAGTGGCAAAACGGAAACTTGCCGCTATTACCGCGCGACTCGCCCGCATGTTTATCTGGTCACAGCAAGCCCGCATACACGCAGTGTTCACGGTATTTTGAATGATATGGCAGCAGAATTGGACGTGGTGGAATATAATCCCACCCGCTTAACCCGTGCTATTGGCAAGAGATTAGAGCGTGTGGGGGGTGGAACATTGTTGATCGTTGATGAGGCGCAAAATTTAACGGATGAGGCGATTAATCAGTTACGTCATTTTGTTGATATCAATGGTACGGGGCTTGCTTTGGTTGGCAATGATGAGATTTCGGGGCGTCTCGTGCATCGTCAAAATGGACCTTCTTATGCACAAATTAAAAGCCGTTTGGCGATGCATTTGAAACGTCGCAAACCTTATAGCGAAGATATTGCGGCGCGCATTCATGATTGGGGGATTGAAGATGCTGGTGCGATAAAGTTTTTGACCGGTATTGGTTTGAAAGCTGGGGCTTTACGGCAGATTGATAAAACCATGATGTTGGCGCGCATGGCAGCCCTTGGGGATGAGAGTGAGGTGACGCTTAAACATGTCAAAGCCGCATGGAAAAACCGTAATGTGGAGGAATTGGCATGA
- a CDS encoding phage protein Gp27 family protein — MRKVGRGRLTAIDLLPQACDQIIAEAAEALNGREKTQKAIYEEFKAALKALKKETGLNFSIPSFSSFNRYSLRLAVMSRRLEQTREIAASLSQRFDAKASDNITLLTAAAIKELIFSTLSSGKSLSPKAAQELANALKGVLAAEHLSTTRRQRLEKDFTSKASKAVEVAAAAAGLSEETARAIRAQVLGIKHG; from the coding sequence ATGCGCAAGGTCGGGCGTGGGCGCTTAACGGCGATTGATTTATTGCCACAAGCTTGTGATCAAATTATTGCAGAGGCGGCTGAAGCTTTAAATGGGCGTGAAAAGACGCAAAAAGCCATTTATGAGGAATTTAAAGCGGCTTTGAAGGCTTTAAAAAAAGAAACAGGTCTCAATTTTTCCATTCCCTCCTTTTCGAGTTTTAATCGTTATTCTTTGCGGCTCGCGGTGATGTCACGGCGCTTAGAACAAACGCGTGAAATAGCTGCAAGCCTTTCACAACGTTTTGATGCCAAAGCTTCTGATAATATTACTTTGTTAACAGCTGCAGCGATTAAAGAGCTTATTTTTTCCACGTTAAGCAGTGGGAAAAGCCTTTCGCCAAAGGCTGCTCAAGAGTTGGCGAATGCGCTTAAAGGGGTGTTGGCTGCTGAGCATTTATCGACCACCAGACGGCAAAGATTAGAGAAGGATTTTACAAGTAAGGCAAGCAAAGCGGTTGAGGTAGCAGCGGCAGCAGCGGGGCTCTCAGAAGAGACGGCGCGGGCTATTCGCGCGCAGGTGTTGGGGATAAAACATGGCTGA
- a CDS encoding DUF3164 family protein, translating into MNKQIELDGTRYMKDAKGALVPVDMIRPADLLEDETVRKVMGYAKELSARIARFNNHTIADLSDFDNLLAQEYGVARRGKKGNCTYTSFDGLQRIKVQVQESFDFGPQLQIAKSLLDECLNEWSADARPEIRAIITRAFNTDKEGKVNRGEIFMLLRLDISDPRWREAMRAIREAIRVTTSKEYVRFYERDTLESPWRAVTLDMAKT; encoded by the coding sequence ATGAATAAACAGATTGAACTTGATGGCACGCGTTATATGAAGGATGCGAAAGGCGCTTTGGTGCCGGTGGATATGATCCGTCCTGCGGATTTGTTGGAAGATGAGACGGTGCGTAAGGTTATGGGGTATGCCAAAGAGCTCTCAGCACGGATTGCGCGTTTTAACAACCATACGATTGCGGATTTGAGTGATTTTGATAATTTGCTTGCGCAAGAATATGGTGTAGCGCGGCGTGGTAAAAAGGGCAATTGTACTTACACAAGTTTTGATGGTTTGCAGCGTATTAAGGTGCAGGTACAAGAAAGCTTTGATTTTGGTCCGCAATTGCAAATTGCCAAAAGCCTTCTTGATGAGTGTTTGAATGAATGGTCTGCGGATGCGCGCCCTGAAATCCGCGCCATTATTACGCGTGCTTTTAATACGGATAAGGAAGGCAAGGTGAATCGGGGTGAAATTTTTATGCTGTTGCGTTTGGATATTAGTGATCCACGCTGGAGGGAAGCAATGCGAGCAATCCGTGAAGCCATCCGTGTGACGACCTCTAAGGAATATGTGCGTTTTTATGAACGAGACACATTAGAAAGCCCTTGGCGTGCGGTGACCCTTGATATGGCGAAGACGTGA
- a CDS encoding transposase domain-containing protein gives MKEWFSIAELAEAALPGLPQSKGGLRKILATTWRHQSELIRKVKGVSRPVVEIHVSLLPEGARAALLLRAGGVDVLRKAEEKRQKEALWVRYEGLSKAHKSRCEERLKALCFWEDLLHAGMGVHDGASLCAVQFGVSRMSLFNWRQMVEGYERCDWLAALAPCYGEETVSPFAPCHEEAFEVLCSDYLRPSRPAFSACYRRMVLVAREKGWAPIPSERALRRRFKAQVSKAVVALAREGEETVKKLYPAQRRDRRALHAMEAVNMDGHKLDVFVRVPWTEKPVRLYLIAIQDLYSGKILSWRLSDAETWEIVRLVIGDMVETYGIPERMTLDNGRAFTSKWISGGVSNRFRFKIKADEPQGLLTSLGIQLQWTTPYSGQSKPIERAWRDLAEAISKHPLCAGAYTGNKPDAKPEDYGKRAMGLAEFKAHVGAQIVAHNAQAGRKALTCAGRSFDETFAESLKAEGTIVRQASAAQRALWLLTSEALRTQKGTGEIHFYGNRYWARALNSYAGEKVIVRFDPDNLHQDLRVYDLNNQLLCMAPCLADVGFYDQQAARLNGRLRKEYVKAVKAEKQLAAKLAPDQLADVYAKVARRGDDAKSKRSVSPKVSRLMPKNAGNLALKAPDAVLGDDEALDSGEFSQHLHQALRRLSASSEVHEVIKFPRR, from the coding sequence ATGAAGGAATGGTTTAGTATTGCTGAGTTGGCTGAAGCGGCTTTGCCAGGATTGCCGCAAAGTAAGGGCGGATTGCGTAAAATTTTGGCGACCACATGGCGTCATCAAAGTGAATTGATACGTAAAGTTAAAGGCGTTTCTCGTCCTGTTGTGGAGATTCATGTTTCCTTATTGCCGGAGGGGGCGCGGGCGGCGTTGTTGTTGCGGGCGGGTGGTGTTGATGTTTTGCGCAAGGCAGAGGAAAAGAGACAAAAAGAAGCGCTTTGGGTGCGTTATGAGGGGCTTTCAAAGGCGCATAAAAGCCGTTGTGAAGAGCGTTTGAAGGCGCTTTGTTTTTGGGAAGATTTACTCCATGCCGGTATGGGGGTGCATGATGGAGCAAGTTTGTGCGCGGTGCAGTTTGGGGTGAGCCGGATGTCGCTTTTTAATTGGCGGCAGATGGTTGAAGGGTATGAGAGGTGTGATTGGTTGGCAGCGCTGGCGCCTTGTTATGGTGAGGAGACTGTTTCGCCGTTTGCACCCTGTCATGAAGAGGCTTTTGAGGTTTTATGTTCGGATTATTTACGCCCTTCTCGCCCTGCATTTTCGGCATGTTATCGGCGGATGGTTTTGGTTGCGCGGGAGAAAGGTTGGGCGCCGATCCCTTCAGAGCGGGCGTTACGCCGTCGTTTTAAGGCGCAAGTTTCCAAAGCGGTTGTAGCGTTAGCGCGTGAGGGAGAGGAGACGGTAAAAAAGCTTTATCCCGCCCAACGGCGTGATCGGCGTGCCCTGCATGCAATGGAAGCGGTGAATATGGACGGGCATAAGTTGGATGTTTTTGTGCGTGTTCCTTGGACAGAAAAGCCTGTGCGGCTTTATTTGATTGCCATTCAAGATCTTTATTCAGGCAAGATTTTATCGTGGCGCCTATCGGATGCGGAGACTTGGGAAATCGTACGTTTGGTGATTGGGGATATGGTGGAGACTTATGGGATACCAGAGCGTATGACCTTGGATAATGGGCGTGCTTTTACCAGCAAATGGATTTCTGGGGGTGTCTCCAACCGCTTTCGTTTTAAGATTAAGGCGGATGAACCGCAGGGTCTTTTGACCAGTTTGGGTATTCAATTGCAATGGACGACCCCTTATAGCGGGCAGTCAAAGCCGATTGAGAGGGCATGGCGTGATTTGGCAGAAGCGATTTCCAAACACCCGTTATGTGCGGGGGCTTATACGGGCAATAAACCGGATGCAAAACCGGAAGATTATGGTAAGCGGGCGATGGGGTTGGCAGAATTTAAAGCCCATGTTGGGGCGCAGATTGTAGCGCATAATGCGCAAGCGGGGCGCAAAGCGCTGACATGTGCGGGGCGCAGTTTTGATGAGACTTTTGCGGAAAGTTTAAAGGCAGAAGGGACGATTGTTCGTCAAGCAAGTGCAGCACAGAGGGCTTTATGGCTTTTGACTTCAGAGGCATTGCGTACGCAAAAGGGCACGGGTGAGATTCATTTTTATGGCAATCGCTATTGGGCGCGGGCGTTGAATAGCTATGCGGGAGAAAAGGTGATTGTGCGCTTTGACCCGGATAATTTACATCAAGATTTGCGGGTTTATGATTTGAATAATCAGTTGCTTTGTATGGCGCCTTGCCTTGCGGATGTGGGTTTTTACGACCAACAGGCGGCGCGTTTGAATGGGCGTTTGCGTAAAGAATATGTGAAAGCTGTTAAAGCAGAAAAGCAGTTGGCGGCAAAACTTGCGCCGGATCAATTGGCGGATGTTTATGCAAAAGTTGCAAGGAGGGGGGATGATGCAAAATCCAAGCGTTCTGTTTCCCCAAAGGTAAGCCGTTTGATGCCAAAGAATGCGGGGAATCTGGCTTTAAAAGCCCCTGATGCAGTTTTAGGGGATGATGAGGCTTTGGATTCGGGAGAGTTTAGTCAACATTTGCACCAAGCTTTAAGGCGCCTTAGCGCTTCAAGTGAGGTGCATGAAGTGATCAAGTTTCCTAGAAGATAG
- a CDS encoding DUF935 domain-containing protein, whose protein sequence is MVKLVDQWGRALHIKGLEREVASPSIGGVRDVWSQTIVSGLTPLQLADILQQAARGAPEQFFQLADDMEERDLHYRAVLGMRKNALTGVEPGVIAASNSAQDKRIADAVREVISAPTFVDDYVTDLLDALGKGYAVVETLWDKSAKEWWPVAWKWRDQRFFQLDRRDGFHLRLKEEGSLYGTELPAYKFSIHRPKLKSGLPIRSGLARLAAWAFLFKSYTLKDWMAFLEVYGMPLRVGKYGASSSQAERRVLIQAVRDLSSDAAAIIPKEMEIEFIEAAGGSGNAVFAAKAEYLDRQISKGVLGQTMTTDDGSSFSQARIHENVRHDIARADARQLALTANRDLIVPFVEINFGRQERYPLVYWPISENEDIKAISDALEKLVPLGLRVGAQEVRNKIGFSQPTKEEDVLRAPDNAPDDAGQQKAHVCADCGGAFDVSVTREGKSGKEQGGKHHDELDRLSEEALSDWEEDLEPLLEPFKKLVREAKSYEDILKGLDELLGEMDHHALAARLAKVQMIARGLGYHG, encoded by the coding sequence ATGGTAAAACTGGTTGATCAATGGGGTAGGGCGCTTCATATCAAAGGATTGGAGCGGGAGGTGGCAAGCCCAAGCATTGGTGGTGTTCGTGATGTGTGGTCACAAACCATTGTCAGTGGTCTCACCCCTCTTCAACTTGCTGATATTTTGCAACAGGCAGCAAGGGGGGCGCCTGAACAATTTTTCCAACTTGCTGATGATATGGAAGAGCGTGATTTGCATTATCGTGCGGTGCTGGGCATGCGTAAAAATGCCCTCACAGGGGTGGAGCCTGGGGTGATTGCGGCAAGCAACAGTGCACAGGATAAAAGAATAGCCGATGCGGTGCGTGAAGTGATTAGTGCACCTACCTTTGTTGATGATTATGTGACGGATTTGTTAGATGCTTTGGGAAAAGGCTATGCGGTTGTTGAAACCTTGTGGGACAAGAGTGCTAAGGAATGGTGGCCGGTTGCTTGGAAATGGCGTGACCAGCGGTTTTTTCAATTGGATCGGCGAGATGGCTTTCATTTGCGTTTAAAAGAAGAGGGGTCTTTGTACGGAACAGAGTTGCCTGCTTATAAATTTTCCATTCACAGACCCAAGTTGAAAAGTGGCTTACCAATCCGCTCTGGGCTTGCCAGACTTGCGGCTTGGGCATTTTTGTTTAAGTCTTATACCTTAAAAGATTGGATGGCTTTCTTAGAAGTTTACGGCATGCCTTTGCGTGTGGGCAAATATGGTGCAAGCTCTTCTCAAGCAGAGCGGCGGGTTCTTATTCAAGCGGTGCGTGATTTATCCAGTGATGCGGCGGCAATTATTCCCAAAGAGATGGAGATTGAGTTTATTGAGGCAGCTGGGGGCAGTGGCAATGCGGTTTTTGCCGCAAAGGCGGAATATTTAGATCGACAGATCTCTAAAGGGGTATTGGGGCAAACGATGACGACGGATGATGGGTCGTCTTTTTCGCAAGCGCGCATTCATGAAAATGTGCGCCATGATATTGCCAGAGCTGATGCACGGCAATTGGCTTTGACAGCTAATCGTGATTTGATTGTGCCTTTTGTTGAGATTAATTTTGGGCGCCAAGAGCGCTACCCCCTTGTTTATTGGCCGATTTCGGAAAATGAAGATATTAAAGCCATTAGCGATGCTTTAGAAAAACTTGTGCCTCTAGGATTGCGTGTTGGGGCGCAAGAAGTGCGTAATAAGATTGGCTTTTCGCAACCAACAAAAGAAGAGGATGTTTTAAGGGCTCCGGATAATGCGCCTGATGATGCGGGGCAACAAAAAGCTCATGTTTGTGCTGATTGTGGGGGTGCTTTTGATGTTTCTGTGACAAGAGAGGGTAAGAGTGGAAAAGAGCAGGGTGGAAAACATCACGACGAATTGGACCGACTTTCTGAAGAGGCTTTAAGTGACTGGGAAGAGGATTTAGAGCCCCTTTTAGAGCCTTTTAAAAAGCTTGTGAGAGAGGCTAAAAGTTATGAGGATATCCTTAAAGGCTTGGATGAATTATTAGGCGAGATGGATCATCATGCCTTGGCAGCACGCTTGGCAAAGGTGCAAATGATTGCGCGGGGACTGGGGTATCATGGATGA
- a CDS encoding glycoside hydrolase family 19 protein, with amino-acid sequence MISIDASFLHQLAPKLAHHARQDYIIVEMARFLPEVLSYGALTTPLRIAHFLSQCAHESDGFFTLCEYASGRAYEGRRDLGNVNPGDGVRFKGRGLIQLTGRNNYHRFSKFWGLVDEQAVDCEAFPEVVEQFPAALWSAVWFWQGKGLNKLADQDDLLRITKAINGGKNGLVQRLTYLNRAKKLLGLSCEVKS; translated from the coding sequence ATGATTTCAATAGATGCTTCTTTTCTTCATCAACTTGCGCCTAAACTGGCGCATCATGCGCGCCAAGATTATATTATTGTTGAGATGGCTCGTTTCTTGCCTGAAGTTTTGTCTTATGGAGCACTCACCACACCTTTGCGTATTGCACATTTTTTAAGCCAATGTGCCCATGAGAGTGATGGCTTTTTTACCCTTTGTGAATATGCTTCAGGGCGTGCTTATGAAGGACGGCGTGATTTAGGCAATGTCAACCCTGGTGATGGGGTACGCTTTAAGGGGCGTGGTTTAATCCAATTAACGGGGCGGAATAATTATCACCGTTTTAGCAAGTTTTGGGGCTTAGTCGATGAACAAGCGGTTGATTGTGAAGCATTTCCGGAAGTGGTGGAACAATTTCCAGCAGCGCTTTGGTCAGCTGTTTGGTTTTGGCAGGGGAAAGGCTTGAACAAGCTTGCTGATCAAGATGATTTGCTTAGAATTACCAAAGCGATTAATGGCGGGAAAAATGGACTTGTTCAGCGTTTAACGTATCTTAATCGGGCTAAAAAGCTTTTAGGGCTTTCATGCGAGGTGAAGTCATGA
- a CDS encoding DUF2730 family protein, protein MNLDISVANGWLSLLLSIVAISGVLKAYFSSGTKEMLKDMMVLKERVQKLETEMDFLPDRDAMQRLEVNIERLNGRLNTFSAQLQPVAAIGERLQEFLLENAKK, encoded by the coding sequence GTGAATTTGGATATTAGTGTGGCCAATGGCTGGCTTTCGTTGTTGTTATCCATTGTTGCCATTTCTGGGGTTTTAAAAGCTTATTTTTCTTCTGGTACGAAGGAAATGCTCAAAGACATGATGGTGCTTAAAGAGCGTGTGCAAAAGTTAGAGACGGAGATGGATTTTTTGCCTGATCGTGATGCCATGCAAAGGCTGGAAGTGAATATAGAACGCTTAAATGGGCGTCTTAATACGTTTTCTGCACAGTTGCAACCGGTGGCAGCGATTGGTGAGCGCTTGCAAGAGTTTTTATTGGAGAATGCCAAGAAATGA
- a CDS encoding phage protease, which produces MEQEFYEDQKEGHAEICHDETFHAAFIDLCPDVLCQDITVSQAPEWVELLPKAPNVKARDGREWHYDPQRILKAFAANKGPLVIDYEHGQHHRARNGLEAPASGWIEELAERDGAIWGRVKWTDMAAKKIVAREYRYLSPEFRHSKNGEILSLAGAGLVNRPALVMTALSREHSSTPPLTPLVVSPTTLTEKMMDLTAIASALELAEDAKPAEILASIATREKERVELNAQLTKAREDLALLREEQKKATIESLLDKAIEEGKILPATREDYRALCTLEGGMEHFQTLVEKLPVLASTSPLETCALVQEHQLAPEDIALAARHYQQEQKQKGFDITISQAVDYIYEQKERQS; this is translated from the coding sequence ATGGAGCAAGAATTTTACGAAGATCAAAAAGAAGGGCATGCTGAGATATGTCATGACGAGACATTTCATGCCGCGTTCATAGATCTTTGCCCAGACGTTTTATGCCAAGACATCACCGTTAGCCAAGCACCGGAATGGGTCGAGCTGTTGCCCAAAGCGCCAAATGTGAAGGCGCGTGATGGACGGGAATGGCATTATGACCCACAAAGGATTTTAAAGGCTTTTGCAGCCAATAAAGGACCGCTTGTGATTGATTATGAGCATGGGCAACATCACAGAGCGAGGAACGGCTTGGAAGCACCTGCCAGCGGTTGGATTGAAGAACTCGCAGAGCGGGATGGTGCGATTTGGGGTCGGGTTAAATGGACCGATATGGCAGCTAAAAAGATTGTGGCTCGGGAATATCGCTATCTTTCCCCTGAGTTTCGTCATTCTAAAAATGGTGAGATTTTAAGTTTGGCAGGGGCAGGGCTGGTGAACCGTCCTGCCCTTGTGATGACGGCTTTAAGCCGTGAACACTCTTCAACACCCCCTTTAACGCCTCTTGTGGTGTCCCCAACAACTTTGACGGAGAAAATGATGGATTTAACAGCCATTGCCAGTGCTTTGGAGCTGGCAGAAGATGCAAAACCTGCAGAAATTTTAGCAAGCATTGCAACACGCGAAAAAGAACGGGTGGAATTAAATGCCCAATTAACAAAAGCGCGAGAAGATCTAGCGCTTTTGCGCGAAGAGCAAAAAAAGGCGACGATTGAGAGTCTTTTAGACAAAGCGATTGAAGAGGGCAAGATTTTGCCGGCTACGCGTGAAGACTATCGTGCCCTTTGTACCCTTGAAGGGGGCATGGAACATTTTCAAACTTTGGTTGAGAAATTGCCCGTTCTCGCATCGACAAGCCCTTTAGAAACATGTGCCTTGGTGCAAGAACATCAGCTTGCGCCAGAAGATATTGCACTTGCTGCACGCCATTATCAACAAGAGCAGAAGCAAAAAGGCTTCGACATCACCATTAGCCAAGCAGTTGATTATATTTATGAGCAAAAGGAGCGCCAATCATGA